The proteins below are encoded in one region of Pseudonocardia sp. DSM 110487:
- a CDS encoding long-chain fatty acid--CoA ligase, which translates to MMSATTYAERPWLARYDAGQPHDLELEHGDAPAMFRAAVARNPDGDAVRYFDGRITLRELDELSDAFAVGLLDAGLAAGDRVALYLQNVPQFVIGLLGTWKAGGIAVPINPMNRARELELLLTDSGARVLVCLQSLYRDVAADVVGRTAVRTVITTSELEYQSRDDPRAFGSSERVDLPGTVDMSGLIARFRERTPPPVSFAPEDIAFLTYTSGTTGPPKGAMNTHRNVVFNSQAYREWCGLTVDDIVLGVAPLFHITGLIAGITTALLLGAPLVLFHRFEPALAIDVIREERPTFTVGSITVFIALMNAPNADRDALASLRKIWSGGAPIPPSTVKAFSAAFGQYVHNIYGLTETTSPSHGVPEGAEAPVDEASGALSVGVPIYNTVVRIVGDDGEELPPGEIGEIVTSGPQVVPGYWNKPEETEGAIPGGALHTGDVGYMDADGWFYIVDRKKDQINAGGYKVWPREVEDVLYEHDAVREAAVVGVPDAYRGETVKAYVSLRPGRSADEAELIAFCRERMAAYKYPRQVEFLDEIPKTVTGKLLRRELRARG; encoded by the coding sequence ATGATGTCCGCAACGACGTACGCCGAGCGGCCGTGGCTGGCGCGCTACGACGCGGGGCAACCGCACGATCTGGAGCTCGAGCATGGCGACGCGCCCGCGATGTTCCGCGCCGCGGTGGCGCGCAACCCCGACGGGGACGCCGTGCGGTACTTCGACGGCCGGATCACGCTGCGCGAGCTGGACGAGCTCTCCGACGCGTTCGCCGTCGGTCTCCTCGACGCCGGGCTGGCGGCGGGCGACCGGGTGGCGCTGTACCTGCAGAACGTGCCGCAGTTCGTCATCGGGCTGCTCGGCACGTGGAAAGCGGGCGGCATCGCCGTGCCGATCAATCCGATGAACCGCGCGCGGGAGCTGGAACTCCTGCTCACCGACTCCGGCGCGCGGGTACTGGTGTGCCTCCAGAGCCTGTACCGCGACGTCGCGGCCGATGTGGTCGGCCGCACCGCGGTGCGAACCGTGATCACGACGTCGGAGCTGGAGTACCAGAGCCGCGACGACCCGAGGGCGTTCGGCAGCTCCGAGCGCGTGGACCTGCCGGGCACGGTCGACATGAGCGGGCTGATCGCCCGGTTCCGCGAGCGGACGCCGCCCCCGGTGTCGTTCGCACCCGAGGACATCGCGTTCCTCACTTACACCTCCGGCACCACCGGGCCGCCCAAGGGGGCCATGAACACGCACCGGAACGTGGTGTTCAACAGCCAGGCCTACCGCGAGTGGTGCGGCCTCACCGTCGACGACATCGTGCTCGGCGTGGCGCCGCTCTTCCACATCACGGGACTCATCGCGGGGATCACCACCGCGCTGCTGCTCGGCGCCCCGCTCGTGCTGTTCCACCGGTTCGAGCCCGCGCTCGCGATCGACGTGATCCGCGAGGAGCGCCCGACCTTCACGGTCGGGTCGATCACGGTGTTCATCGCGCTGATGAACGCCCCGAATGCCGATCGCGACGCGCTCGCGTCGCTGCGGAAGATCTGGTCGGGTGGCGCACCGATCCCGCCGTCGACGGTGAAGGCGTTCTCGGCGGCGTTCGGCCAGTACGTCCACAACATCTACGGGCTCACCGAGACCACGTCACCGTCCCACGGCGTGCCGGAGGGCGCGGAGGCGCCGGTGGACGAGGCGTCCGGCGCGCTGTCGGTCGGCGTGCCGATCTACAACACGGTCGTGCGCATCGTCGGCGACGATGGGGAGGAGCTCCCGCCCGGCGAGATCGGCGAGATCGTGACGAGCGGTCCCCAGGTCGTGCCCGGCTACTGGAACAAGCCGGAGGAGACCGAGGGCGCGATCCCCGGAGGGGCGCTGCACACCGGGGACGTCGGGTACATGGACGCCGACGGCTGGTTCTACATCGTCGACCGCAAGAAGGACCAGATCAACGCGGGCGGCTACAAGGTGTGGCCGCGCGAGGTGGAGGACGTGCTCTACGAGCACGACGCCGTGCGGGAGGCCGCGGTGGTCGGCGTGCCCGACGCGTACCGCGGCGAGACGGTGAAGGCCTACGTCAGCCTCCGGCCGGGCCGCAGCGCCGACGAGGCCGAACTGATCGCGTTCTGCCGGGAGCGGATGGCGGCCTACAAGTACCCGCGTCAGGTGGAGTTCCTCGACGAGATCCCGAAGACGGTCACGGGCAAGCTGCTGCGACGCGAGCTGCGCGCACGGGGCTGA
- a CDS encoding MCE family protein — protein sequence MTRRILAIATAAVLLTSGCGVLSNGLRDVDLPGGANLGDDPYRLTIEFTDVIDLVPQSLVKVADVPVGTVSDIRVGPDWTAEVTVLVNGDVALPPDAEARVRTTSLLGEKFVELLAPRNAAFGRIADGATIPLLRTSRAAEVEEVLGALSLLLNGGGIAQIRTIANELNKALTGNEPEIRALLDDLNVLVGALDDHKSEITRAIDEINRLASTLRDRRGQIETALQDLPPGLRELEDQRAKLVDMLQALDRLSGVATDVVNRSQDDVVADLELLRPVLAKLVESGPDLVNSLSLLPTFPFSDGTMDAFAGDYSNLYAKLDLDLSSLLQNMARSGQPFPGPDGPLGMLPPTSQLLAPLLGPTSPSLPDFPLLGQGDLLPIPGEVPATPSPDPEAPERSTTPEPTRGGGVLGGLLGGGE from the coding sequence ATGACTCGCCGCATCCTCGCCATCGCCACCGCCGCCGTGCTGCTCACGAGCGGCTGCGGCGTGCTGTCGAATGGGCTTCGGGATGTCGACCTTCCCGGTGGCGCGAACCTCGGCGACGACCCGTACCGGCTAACCATCGAGTTCACCGACGTCATCGACCTCGTGCCGCAGTCGCTGGTGAAGGTGGCCGACGTGCCGGTCGGAACGGTCAGCGACATCAGGGTGGGCCCCGACTGGACGGCCGAGGTCACCGTGCTCGTCAACGGTGACGTGGCACTGCCGCCCGATGCCGAGGCCAGGGTGCGCACCACGAGCCTGCTCGGCGAGAAGTTCGTCGAGCTGCTTGCGCCGCGGAACGCCGCGTTCGGCCGGATCGCCGATGGCGCCACGATCCCGCTGCTGCGCACCAGCAGGGCCGCCGAGGTGGAAGAGGTGCTCGGCGCGTTGTCGCTGCTGCTCAACGGCGGCGGCATCGCCCAGATCCGGACGATCGCGAACGAGCTCAACAAGGCCCTCACGGGCAACGAGCCGGAAATCCGCGCCCTGCTCGACGACCTCAACGTGCTCGTCGGGGCGCTGGACGACCACAAGTCCGAGATCACACGGGCCATCGACGAGATCAACCGCCTCGCCAGCACCCTGCGTGACCGCAGGGGGCAGATCGAGACGGCACTGCAGGACCTGCCACCGGGCCTGCGCGAGCTGGAGGACCAGCGCGCCAAGCTCGTCGACATGCTGCAGGCGCTCGACCGGCTCTCCGGGGTTGCCACCGACGTGGTCAACCGCAGCCAAGACGACGTGGTCGCCGATCTCGAGCTGCTGCGGCCGGTCCTGGCGAAGCTCGTCGAGTCCGGGCCCGACCTGGTGAACTCGCTGAGCCTCCTGCCGACCTTCCCGTTCAGCGACGGGACCATGGACGCGTTCGCGGGCGACTACTCCAACCTGTACGCGAAGCTCGACCTCGACCTGAGCAGCCTCCTGCAGAACATGGCGCGCTCCGGCCAGCCGTTCCCCGGCCCGGACGGCCCGCTCGGCATGCTCCCGCCCACCTCACAGCTGCTCGCGCCGCTGCTCGGCCCGACGAGCCCGTCGCTGCCGGACTTCCCGTTGCTCGGCCAGGGCGACCTGCTGCCGATACCCGGCGAGGTCCCGGCCACCCCGAGCCCCGACCCGGAAGCGCCGGAACGGTCCACCACCCCCGAGCCCACCCGCGGCGGCGGCGTGCTCGGCGGCCTGCTCGGAGGTGGCGAATGA
- the rplL gene encoding 50S ribosomal protein L7/L12, with translation MAKLSTDELLEAFKDLTLIELSEFVKKFEETFDVTAAAPVAVAAGPAAAGPAAEAPEEKDEFNVVLEAAGDKKIQVIKVVRELVSGLGLKEAKDLVESAPKPILEAVAKDAAEAAKKKLEDAGAKVSLA, from the coding sequence ATGGCGAAGCTGTCCACCGACGAGCTGCTCGAGGCCTTCAAGGACCTCACCCTCATCGAGCTGTCGGAGTTCGTGAAGAAGTTCGAGGAGACCTTCGACGTCACCGCGGCCGCCCCGGTCGCCGTGGCCGCCGGCCCGGCCGCCGCCGGTCCCGCCGCCGAGGCCCCCGAGGAGAAGGACGAGTTCAACGTCGTCCTCGAGGCAGCCGGTGACAAGAAGATCCAGGTCATCAAGGTCGTCCGCGAGCTCGTCTCGGGCCTTGGCCTGAAGGAGGCAAAGGACCTCGTCGAGAGCGCCCCGAAGCCGATCCTCGAGGCGGTCGCCAAGGACGCCGCCGAGGCCGCGAAGAAGAAGCTCGAGGACGCCGGCGCCAAGGTCAGCCTGGCCTGA
- the rplJ gene encoding 50S ribosomal protein L10, translating to MARPDKVAAVEEIAEKFRGASASVVTEYRGLTMSQLTTLRRSLGDGASYRVAKNTLVKRAAEDAGVKIEELLVGPTAITFITGEPVDAAKALRDFAKTNQGLVIKGGFMDGRTLTVAEVNQLADLESREVLLSKLAGAMKGTMAKAAGLFAAPASQVARLAQALADKRAEEEGGGAAPTTEAPTTEASADAES from the coding sequence ATGGCCCGACCCGACAAGGTCGCGGCGGTCGAGGAGATCGCCGAGAAGTTCCGGGGCGCGTCCGCCTCGGTGGTCACCGAGTACCGCGGCCTGACGATGTCCCAGCTGACGACGCTGCGCCGGTCGCTCGGCGACGGTGCGAGTTACCGCGTCGCCAAGAACACGCTGGTCAAGCGCGCCGCAGAGGACGCGGGCGTCAAGATCGAGGAGCTGCTCGTCGGTCCCACGGCGATCACGTTCATCACCGGCGAGCCGGTCGACGCCGCCAAGGCACTGCGCGACTTCGCCAAGACCAACCAGGGCCTGGTGATCAAGGGCGGCTTCATGGACGGTCGCACGCTGACCGTCGCCGAGGTCAACCAGCTCGCCGACCTGGAGTCCCGCGAGGTCCTGCTGTCCAAGCTGGCCGGCGCGATGAAGGGCACCATGGCGAAGGCCGCGGGCCTGTTCGCCGCCCCCGCCTCGCAGGTGGCCCGCCTGGCGCAGGCGCTTGCCGACAAGCGTGCCGAGGAAGAGGGCGGCGGCGCCGCCCCCACCACCGAGGCCCCCACCACCGAGGCCTCGGCCGACGCCGAGAGCTGA
- a CDS encoding MCE family protein, which produces MALTGTDRRQLQLTGLVAVIAVLVAGGLYLVLRHPSRMVTAYFTSATGVFEDNSVRVLGVPVGDVVGITPEGTRVRVEMRIDDPDLKLPADAKAIVISPSLVTGRYVQLAPTWSSGPELEDGAVIPIERTAVPLGVDDLARTADQLARALGPDGVNSQGALSDALDVGAANLDGNGRALNDTIRNLGELSGTLADSREDLFGTVKELQSFTSMLAANDGEVREFNKRLEDVAGFLADERGDLATAVRELSIALGEVADFVKDNRDLVKSNVDKLTDVTEVVVDQRKALAEVLDVAPAALGNLSLAYNGSSGTLDTRANINELTMPIPALVCEQLRRNGGIPEQLTDACGTLAPVLDGLVPLPSAAEVITALQSGQPPPVPGLALPTEKAPAAPQAALPLPGLPAPSAQPEGERTPDTTRAESTTRVEPDDDSEGSDRNQGTEQDESEDRSGGLSGLFGGDR; this is translated from the coding sequence ATGGCGCTCACCGGAACCGACCGAAGGCAGCTGCAGCTCACCGGGCTCGTCGCCGTGATCGCCGTGCTGGTTGCCGGCGGTCTCTACCTCGTGCTGCGGCACCCGTCCCGGATGGTCACCGCCTACTTCACGTCGGCGACCGGCGTGTTCGAGGACAACTCGGTGCGGGTGCTCGGCGTGCCGGTCGGCGACGTCGTCGGCATCACCCCCGAGGGCACCCGGGTGCGCGTCGAGATGCGCATCGACGATCCCGACCTCAAGCTCCCGGCCGACGCGAAGGCGATCGTCATCTCGCCGAGCCTTGTGACCGGCCGCTACGTCCAGCTCGCCCCCACCTGGTCCAGCGGGCCCGAGCTCGAGGACGGCGCCGTGATCCCGATCGAGCGCACCGCGGTGCCGCTCGGCGTCGACGACCTCGCGCGCACGGCCGACCAGCTCGCACGGGCTTTGGGCCCGGACGGCGTCAACTCCCAGGGCGCGCTGTCGGACGCACTCGACGTCGGCGCTGCCAACCTCGACGGCAACGGCAGGGCGCTGAACGACACGATCCGCAACCTCGGGGAGCTCTCGGGCACCCTCGCCGACTCCCGCGAGGATCTCTTCGGCACGGTGAAGGAGCTCCAGTCCTTCACGTCCATGCTCGCCGCGAACGACGGCGAGGTCCGCGAGTTCAACAAGCGGCTCGAGGACGTCGCCGGGTTCCTCGCCGACGAGCGCGGCGACCTGGCCACCGCGGTGCGCGAGCTGTCCATCGCGCTCGGCGAGGTGGCCGACTTCGTCAAGGACAACCGGGACCTCGTCAAGTCGAACGTCGACAAGCTCACCGACGTCACCGAGGTGGTCGTCGACCAGCGCAAGGCCCTCGCCGAGGTCCTCGACGTCGCGCCCGCCGCGCTCGGCAACCTCTCGCTGGCCTACAACGGCTCGTCCGGCACCCTCGACACCCGGGCGAACATCAACGAGCTCACGATGCCGATCCCGGCGCTGGTCTGCGAGCAGCTGCGCCGGAACGGAGGCATCCCGGAGCAGCTGACGGATGCGTGCGGGACGCTCGCCCCGGTCCTGGATGGACTCGTCCCGCTGCCCAGCGCGGCCGAGGTGATCACGGCGCTGCAGAGCGGCCAGCCCCCGCCCGTGCCGGGCCTCGCACTGCCGACCGAGAAGGCGCCCGCGGCCCCGCAGGCGGCGCTGCCGCTGCCCGGCCTGCCGGCCCCGTCCGCGCAGCCGGAGGGGGAGCGGACGCCGGATACGACCCGGGCGGAGTCGACCACGCGGGTCGAGCCGGACGACGACTCGGAGGGGAGCGACCGGAACCAGGGCACCGAGCAGGACGAGTCCGAGGACCGGTCGGGGGGCCTGTCAGGGCTGTTCGGAGGTGACCGATGA
- a CDS encoding MlaD family protein has translation MITRIIRLQLVAFLLITVIGVGYAGFRYGGFGDLFGTTTYPVRVQLAQSGGIFTGADVTYRGVSVGRVGALTIVPEGVEAQLDIRRDAPAIPADVDAAVHNLSAIGEQYVDLLPASDGAPYLHDGSVIPVARTSTPVPVEQLIVSLDDFVRSVPLDSLRTVVDELGDAFSNTALPLQKLLDTTNAFTEDAVDALPETTRLIEDGRTVLTTQNDVAGSFQSFSEDLALLADQLAESDPDLRRLMETGPEASTQIRGLLRESGSGLGELVADLLTVSRVAEPRQAALRQILVTYPGVTTTTYTVVPGDGTAHLGLVLSNLFDPYPCTRGYEGTNRRPGSDVSDAPINRKAYCAEPPGSPIDVRGAQNVPHAKTPTPPANAPSGPPDGGAPAGSAPVLPDSADSIPPLSSLTQILD, from the coding sequence ATGATCACGAGGATCATCCGGCTGCAGCTGGTGGCGTTCCTGCTGATCACCGTCATCGGGGTCGGCTACGCCGGCTTCCGCTACGGGGGGTTCGGCGACCTGTTCGGCACCACGACCTATCCGGTGCGCGTGCAGCTCGCCCAGTCCGGCGGGATCTTCACCGGGGCCGACGTGACGTACCGGGGTGTGAGCGTCGGCCGGGTCGGCGCGCTCACGATCGTTCCCGAAGGGGTGGAGGCACAGCTCGACATCAGGCGGGACGCCCCGGCGATCCCCGCCGACGTCGACGCGGCCGTCCACAACCTCTCCGCGATCGGCGAGCAGTACGTCGACCTGCTGCCGGCGAGCGACGGCGCTCCGTACCTCCATGACGGCTCGGTGATCCCGGTGGCGCGCACGAGCACGCCGGTGCCGGTCGAGCAGCTGATCGTGAGCCTCGACGACTTCGTTCGCTCGGTGCCGCTCGACTCGCTGCGCACCGTCGTCGACGAGCTCGGCGACGCCTTCTCCAACACCGCGCTACCGCTGCAGAAGCTCCTCGACACCACCAACGCGTTCACCGAGGACGCAGTGGACGCGCTGCCGGAGACGACGCGGCTCATCGAGGACGGCCGCACGGTGCTCACCACGCAGAACGACGTCGCGGGCTCCTTCCAGAGCTTCAGCGAGGACCTCGCGCTGCTCGCCGACCAGCTCGCCGAGTCCGACCCGGACCTGCGCAGGCTCATGGAGACGGGCCCGGAGGCGTCCACCCAGATCAGGGGCCTGCTGCGGGAGAGCGGCAGCGGCCTCGGGGAGCTGGTCGCCGACCTGCTCACGGTCTCCCGCGTGGCCGAGCCCCGCCAGGCCGCGCTCCGGCAGATCCTCGTGACCTACCCCGGCGTCACGACCACGACCTACACCGTCGTGCCCGGTGACGGCACCGCGCACCTCGGGCTCGTGCTCTCGAACCTCTTCGACCCGTACCCCTGCACCCGGGGGTACGAGGGCACCAACCGGCGCCCGGGCAGCGACGTGTCGGATGCGCCGATCAACCGCAAGGCATACTGCGCCGAACCGCCCGGAAGCCCGATCGACGTCCGCGGCGCGCAGAACGTCCCGCACGCGAAGACCCCGACGCCGCCCGCCAACGCGCCGTCCGGGCCACCGGACGGCGGCGCGCCCGCCGGTTCAGCCCCCGTCCTCCCCGACAGCGCCGACTCGATCCCCCCGCTCAGCTCCCTGACCCAGATCCTCGACTGA
- a CDS encoding DNA-directed RNA polymerase subunit beta: MASSRATSPLATPAPAAVSANPNFPGAPTRVTFAKIREPLEVPDLLDLQIQSFQWLVGDEAWFQRRIDAGDENPVGGLEEILTEISPIEDFSGSMSLSFSDPRFDEVKASEEECRDKDMTYAAPLFVTAEFTNNTTGEIKSQTVFMGDFPVMTSKGTFIINGTERVVVSQLVRSPGIYFDHTIDKTTEKDVYSVKVIPSRGAWLEFDVDKRDTVGVRIDRKRRQPVTVLLKALGWTAEQIRERFGFSETILATLEKDHTAGQDEALLDIYRKLRPGEPPTRESAQTLLENLFFKDKRYDLAKVGRYKANKKLGLAIDMTVGTLTEEDIATTIEYLVRLHAGDTSMTSGGGENAVEIPVETDDIDHFGNRRIRTVGELIQNQVRVGLSRMERVVRERMTTQDVEAITPQTLINIRPVVAAIKEFFGTSQLSQFMDQHNPLAGLTHKRRLNALGPGGLSRERAGMEVRDVHPSHYGRMCPIETPEGPNIGLIGSLSTFAQVNPFGFIQTPYRKVVEGRVTEQIDYLTADEEDRFVVAQANAPLDDDGNFQEDRVLVRRKGGELDYISPAGVDYIDVSPRQMVSVATALIPFLEHDDANRALMGANMQRQSVPLLRSEAPLVGTGMELRAAVDAGDVLVADKAGVVEELCADYITVMADDGTRTTYRLNKFRRSNQGTCNNQKPIVDEGDRVEVGQVIADGPCTEDGEMALGKNLLVAIMPWEGHNYEDAIILSQRLVQDDVLTSIHIEEHEIDARDTKLGAEEITRDIPNVSEEVLADLDERGIIRIGAEVQPGDILVGKVTPKGETELTPEERLLRAIFGEKAREVRDTSLKVPHGENGKVIGIRVFSRDDEDELAPGVNELVRVYVAQKRKIQDGDKLAGRHGNKGVIGKILPAEDMPFLPDGTPVDIILNTHGVPRRMNIGQVLETHLGWIAKSGWEIDGKPEWASKMPEELYAVPPGTRTATPVFDGAREHEITGLLGSTRPNRDGDRMVGPDGKATLLDGRSGEPYPFPVAVGYMYILKLAHLVDDKIHARSTGPYSMITQQPLGGKAQFGGQRFGEMECWAMQAYGAAYTLQELLTIKSDDVVGRVKVYEAIVKGENIPEPGIPESFKVLLKELQSLCLNVEVLSSDGAAIEMRDTDDEDLERAAANLGINLSSRPGSDSMTVDDVVN; the protein is encoded by the coding sequence TTGGCTTCGTCCCGCGCCACCAGCCCCCTCGCGACCCCCGCGCCCGCTGCCGTCTCGGCCAACCCGAACTTCCCCGGTGCGCCCACAAGGGTCACCTTCGCGAAGATCCGTGAGCCGCTCGAGGTGCCGGACCTCCTCGATCTGCAGATCCAGTCGTTCCAGTGGCTGGTCGGCGACGAGGCGTGGTTCCAGCGCCGGATCGACGCCGGCGACGAGAACCCGGTCGGGGGTCTCGAGGAGATCCTCACGGAGATCTCCCCGATCGAGGACTTCTCCGGCTCGATGTCCCTGTCGTTCTCCGACCCGCGCTTCGACGAGGTCAAGGCCTCCGAAGAGGAGTGTCGCGACAAGGACATGACGTACGCGGCCCCGCTGTTCGTCACGGCCGAGTTCACCAACAACACCACCGGCGAGATCAAGAGCCAGACGGTGTTCATGGGTGACTTCCCGGTGATGACCAGCAAGGGCACGTTCATCATCAACGGCACCGAGCGCGTCGTCGTGTCGCAGCTGGTTCGGTCCCCTGGTATCTACTTCGACCACACGATCGACAAGACCACTGAGAAGGACGTCTACTCGGTCAAGGTCATCCCGAGCCGGGGTGCGTGGCTGGAGTTCGACGTCGACAAGCGCGACACCGTCGGTGTCCGCATCGACCGCAAGCGCCGCCAGCCGGTCACCGTGCTGCTCAAGGCCCTCGGCTGGACCGCCGAGCAGATCCGGGAGCGGTTCGGGTTCTCCGAGACCATCCTCGCCACGCTCGAGAAGGACCACACCGCGGGCCAGGACGAGGCGCTGCTCGACATCTACCGCAAGCTGCGCCCCGGCGAGCCGCCCACCCGTGAGAGCGCCCAGACGCTGCTCGAGAACCTGTTCTTCAAGGACAAGCGCTACGACCTGGCAAAGGTCGGCCGCTACAAGGCCAACAAGAAGCTGGGCCTCGCCATCGACATGACGGTGGGCACGCTCACCGAAGAGGACATCGCCACCACCATCGAGTACCTCGTCCGGCTGCACGCGGGCGACACCTCGATGACGTCCGGCGGGGGCGAGAACGCCGTCGAGATCCCGGTCGAGACCGACGACATCGACCACTTCGGCAACCGTCGCATCCGCACGGTCGGCGAGCTGATCCAGAACCAGGTCCGCGTGGGCCTGTCCCGCATGGAGCGCGTCGTCCGCGAGCGCATGACCACGCAGGACGTCGAGGCCATCACGCCGCAGACCCTGATCAACATCCGCCCGGTCGTGGCGGCGATCAAGGAGTTCTTCGGCACCTCGCAGCTGTCCCAGTTCATGGACCAGCACAACCCGCTCGCCGGGCTGACGCACAAGCGCAGGCTGAACGCGTTGGGCCCGGGCGGTCTGTCCCGGGAGCGGGCGGGCATGGAGGTGCGCGACGTGCACCCCAGCCACTACGGCCGCATGTGTCCGATCGAGACCCCTGAAGGCCCGAACATCGGCCTGATCGGTTCGCTGTCCACGTTCGCGCAGGTCAACCCGTTCGGGTTCATCCAGACGCCGTACCGCAAGGTTGTCGAGGGCCGGGTCACCGAGCAGATCGACTACCTCACGGCCGACGAGGAGGACCGCTTCGTCGTCGCGCAGGCCAACGCGCCGCTCGACGACGACGGCAACTTCCAGGAGGACCGCGTCCTCGTCCGCCGCAAGGGCGGCGAGCTCGACTACATCTCCCCGGCCGGCGTCGACTACATCGACGTCTCGCCGCGGCAGATGGTGTCGGTGGCCACCGCGCTCATCCCGTTCCTCGAGCACGACGACGCCAACCGTGCGCTGATGGGCGCCAACATGCAGCGCCAGTCGGTGCCGCTGCTGCGCAGCGAGGCGCCGCTGGTCGGCACGGGCATGGAGCTGCGTGCCGCGGTCGACGCGGGCGACGTGCTGGTGGCCGACAAGGCCGGTGTGGTCGAGGAGCTGTGCGCCGACTACATCACGGTGATGGCCGACGACGGCACGCGCACCACGTACCGGCTGAACAAGTTCCGCCGGTCCAACCAGGGCACGTGCAACAACCAGAAGCCGATCGTCGACGAGGGCGACCGCGTCGAGGTCGGCCAGGTCATCGCCGACGGGCCGTGCACCGAGGACGGCGAGATGGCCCTCGGCAAGAACCTGCTCGTGGCGATCATGCCGTGGGAGGGCCACAACTACGAGGACGCGATCATCCTCTCGCAGCGTCTCGTGCAGGACGACGTGCTCACGTCGATCCACATCGAGGAGCACGAGATCGATGCCCGCGACACCAAGCTGGGTGCCGAGGAGATCACTCGGGACATCCCGAACGTCTCCGAGGAGGTCCTCGCCGACCTCGACGAGCGCGGCATCATCCGCATCGGTGCCGAGGTCCAGCCGGGCGACATCCTGGTCGGCAAGGTCACCCCGAAGGGCGAGACCGAGCTGACCCCGGAGGAGCGCCTGCTGCGCGCGATCTTCGGCGAGAAGGCCCGTGAGGTGCGCGACACCTCGCTCAAGGTGCCGCACGGCGAGAACGGCAAGGTCATCGGGATCCGCGTCTTCTCCCGCGACGACGAGGACGAGCTGGCGCCCGGCGTCAACGAGCTGGTCCGCGTGTACGTGGCGCAGAAGCGCAAGATCCAGGACGGCGACAAGCTCGCCGGCCGCCACGGCAACAAGGGCGTGATCGGCAAGATCCTGCCCGCCGAGGACATGCCGTTCCTCCCGGACGGCACGCCGGTCGACATCATCCTCAACACCCACGGCGTGCCCCGTCGTATGAACATCGGCCAGGTCCTGGAGACCCACCTCGGGTGGATCGCCAAGTCGGGCTGGGAGATCGACGGCAAGCCCGAGTGGGCGTCGAAGATGCCCGAGGAGCTCTACGCGGTGCCGCCGGGCACGAGGACCGCCACCCCGGTCTTCGACGGCGCGCGCGAGCACGAGATCACCGGGCTGCTCGGATCCACCCGGCCCAACCGCGACGGCGACCGCATGGTCGGCCCCGACGGGAAGGCCACGCTGCTCGACGGGCGTTCCGGCGAGCCGTACCCGTTCCCGGTGGCCGTCGGCTACATGTACATCCTGAAGCTGGCGCACCTGGTGGACGACAAGATCCACGCGCGCTCCACCGGTCCGTACTCGATGATCACGCAGCAGCCCCTGGGTGGTAAGGCCCAGTTCGGCGGCCAGCGGTTCGGCGAGATGGAGTGCTGGGCCATGCAGGCGTACGGCGCCGCCTACACCCTGCAGGAGCTGCTCACCATCAAGTCCGACGACGTGGTGGGCCGCGTGAAGGTGTACGAGGCCATCGTCAAGGGCGAGAACATCCCCGAGCCGGGTATCCCGGAGTCGTTCAAGGTGCTCCTGAAGGAGCTCCAGTCGCTGTGCCTGAACGTCGAGGTGCTCTCCAGCGACGGTGCGGCGATCGAGATGCGCGACACCGACGACGAGGACCTCGAGCGGGCCGCGGCGAACCTGGGCATCAACCTGTCCAGCCGTCCCGGATCCGACTCGATGACCGTCGACGACGTCGTCAACTGA